One region of Luteolibacter rhizosphaerae genomic DNA includes:
- the rpmF gene encoding 50S ribosomal protein L32 has translation MAVPKRRQSKSRQKMRRGANRWRAPIFKTCPECSSRVPSHIACPSCGYYAGRKVIEVDAL, from the coding sequence ATGGCCGTACCAAAGCGCCGTCAGTCCAAAAGCCGGCAGAAGATGCGCCGCGGCGCCAATCGCTGGCGCGCACCGATTTTCAAGACCTGCCCGGAGTGCAGCAGCCGCGTGCCTTCGCACATCGCCTGCCCGTCCTGCGGCTACTATGCCGGTCGCAAGGTGATTGAAGTGGATGCGCTCTAA
- a CDS encoding type II toxin-antitoxin system VapC family toxin, producing the protein MSYLVDTNVFSETAKPKPDPHVIAWLRGHESELYVSAITIAEMRRGIELLDDGDRKTRLDRWLQTVCESLQGRVLSFNTSVAHVWGQHKARWDRAGIVVPSLDSQIAATAIRHGLTIVTRNTTDFSRTGVKTLDPSSGLQAGA; encoded by the coding sequence GTGAGCTATCTGGTCGACACCAACGTCTTTAGCGAAACCGCAAAGCCGAAACCCGATCCTCACGTGATCGCTTGGCTCCGCGGGCACGAGAGCGAGCTATATGTAAGCGCGATTACCATCGCGGAGATGCGGCGTGGAATCGAGTTACTCGACGACGGCGACCGGAAAACCCGCCTCGATCGATGGCTTCAGACGGTGTGCGAGTCCCTCCAAGGCCGAGTCCTCTCATTCAATACAAGCGTCGCCCATGTATGGGGGCAGCACAAGGCACGCTGGGACCGCGCGGGAATCGTCGTCCCCTCTCTCGATAGTCAGATTGCCGCTACCGCCATCCGGCACGGGCTGACGATTGTCACGCGCAATACCACCGACTTTTCGCGGACCGGCGTCAAGACCTTGGACCCCTCCTCCGGTTTGCAAGCGGGGGCCTAG
- a CDS encoding polysaccharide deacetylase family protein, with protein MKLALLLALVLPLAAQQTPAPPPPPAPEPPPAEQEDGVRVSVLGYHDFSETAPESEMIIRTSKFRKQMEAIRNAGLPVITMADFQAWKRGEKDIADKSIVITIDDGWKAVYTDAYPILKEFGFPFTLFLYKNYVDGGGKALTSEMIKEMQKNGATIGSHSVSHSYPQSHRRKGAEAYDKFLKLEFGESKKFLEQKFGGRVTTYAYPGGIHTAEMDPISKEFGYEHLFTVLPGKVRRTNDDHIIPRYIILGTHDRIFELATGFNEISGVAAGANPVIAPQTTPHPVQPEPGTTVGSRLPLLSADLSGVQDMDPKTLTMKVGGFGEVPAVLDAETKVLSWQVNRRLRSPVCQVAVSWLDSKGKPPEVPLRWSFRIDPEASYVPLDDGTPERSSK; from the coding sequence ATGAAGCTTGCTCTCCTGCTCGCCCTGGTCCTGCCGCTTGCCGCGCAGCAGACACCCGCGCCGCCGCCACCGCCCGCCCCGGAACCGCCGCCTGCCGAGCAGGAGGACGGGGTGCGCGTCTCCGTGCTGGGCTACCACGATTTCTCGGAGACCGCGCCGGAGTCGGAGATGATCATCCGGACCTCCAAGTTCCGGAAGCAGATGGAGGCGATCCGCAATGCCGGGCTGCCGGTGATCACCATGGCGGACTTCCAGGCATGGAAGCGCGGGGAGAAGGACATCGCGGACAAGAGCATCGTCATCACCATCGATGACGGCTGGAAGGCCGTTTACACGGATGCCTACCCGATCCTGAAGGAGTTCGGCTTCCCCTTCACCCTCTTCCTCTACAAGAACTACGTGGATGGAGGCGGCAAGGCCCTGACCTCCGAGATGATCAAGGAGATGCAGAAGAACGGGGCCACCATCGGCAGCCACTCCGTCTCCCACTCCTACCCGCAGAGCCACCGCCGGAAGGGCGCGGAGGCCTATGACAAGTTCCTGAAGCTGGAATTCGGCGAGTCCAAGAAGTTCCTGGAGCAGAAGTTCGGCGGGCGCGTGACGACCTACGCCTACCCGGGCGGCATCCATACCGCCGAGATGGACCCGATCTCGAAGGAGTTCGGCTACGAGCACCTCTTCACCGTGCTGCCGGGCAAGGTGCGGCGCACGAATGACGACCACATCATCCCGCGCTACATCATCCTGGGCACGCACGACCGGATCTTCGAGCTGGCCACCGGTTTCAACGAGATCTCCGGCGTGGCGGCGGGCGCGAATCCCGTGATCGCCCCGCAGACGACCCCGCACCCGGTGCAGCCGGAGCCGGGCACCACGGTGGGTTCCCGCCTGCCCCTGCTCAGCGCGGACCTCTCCGGCGTGCAGGACATGGACCCCAAGACGCTGACCATGAAGGTGGGCGGCTTCGGCGAGGTGCCGGCGGTGCTGGATGCGGAGACGAAGGTCCTGAGCTGGCAGGTGAACCGCCGCCTGCGCTCCCCGGTCTGCCAGGTGGCCGTGTCCTGGCTGGACAGCAAGGGCAAGCCGCCCGAAGTTCCGCTGCGCTGGTCCTTCCGCATCGATCCCGAGGCCTCCTACGTGCCCTTGGACGACGGCACGCCCGAGAGAAGTTCCAAGTAA
- a CDS encoding ABC transporter permease, giving the protein MLRKELKGYFFNLFGWVVFAFVTAMQGAALSTAMKGFRDAPSQDSLVYSVFNTTLFWFWFLFIFPLITMRLFAEEERSGTLEGLLTAPVRTWQVVLSKYGAAMTFYTLLWIPGYLQFRMYEWVTDIPPAYAPGAMLGAYSIILLMGAAFTAVGCLASALTSSQIIAGLLTIGMLVIQFFLGYVTNIWGEDFRAAGLFHYISSQEHLHYFTRGLLDTRPVVFYLSSAVFVLFITYQVIDYRRWRR; this is encoded by the coding sequence ATGCTCCGCAAAGAGCTGAAAGGGTATTTCTTCAACCTTTTCGGCTGGGTGGTCTTCGCCTTCGTCACGGCGATGCAGGGCGCGGCCCTCTCCACCGCGATGAAGGGCTTCCGCGATGCGCCGAGCCAGGACAGCTTGGTCTACTCGGTCTTCAATACCACGCTCTTCTGGTTCTGGTTCCTCTTTATCTTCCCGCTGATCACCATGCGCCTCTTCGCGGAGGAAGAGCGCAGCGGCACCTTGGAAGGCCTGCTCACAGCGCCCGTGCGGACTTGGCAGGTGGTGCTGTCCAAGTACGGCGCGGCCATGACCTTCTACACCCTGCTGTGGATCCCGGGCTACCTGCAGTTCCGCATGTATGAGTGGGTCACGGACATCCCGCCGGCCTATGCTCCCGGGGCCATGCTCGGTGCCTACTCCATCATCCTGCTCATGGGTGCGGCCTTCACCGCGGTGGGCTGTCTGGCCTCCGCGCTGACCTCCAGCCAGATCATCGCGGGCCTGCTCACCATCGGCATGCTGGTGATCCAGTTCTTCCTGGGATACGTGACGAACATTTGGGGCGAGGATTTCCGCGCTGCCGGACTTTTCCACTACATCTCCAGCCAAGAGCACCTGCACTACTTCACCCGCGGCCTGCTGGATACGCGCCCGGTGGTCTTCTACCTGAGCTCCGCGGTGTTCGTCCTCTTCATCACTTACCAGGTCATCGACTACCGCCGCTGGCGCCGCTAA
- the ffh gene encoding signal recognition particle protein: MFSNLADSLDKTFRNLRGVGKISESNITDALRDIRLALLEADVEFGVAKEFVAHVKEKAVGADVLKSIKPGEQIVKIFHDELAELLGGDQVPLDLTPPARILLCGLNGAGKTTTAGKLANRLKKEGRKPLLVAIDLYRPAAIDQLAVLGKQIGVPVYTPEASETDVVKVAREALAWAETQPHNVIIFDTAGRQEVDERLVEELKRLHQFVQPQETLLVADSATGQQAVSVAKHFDEAVGISGIILTKLDGDARGGAALSMRAVTGKPIKFAGEGEKLDQLFEFHPNRMADRILGMGDIVGMVEQVASKIDEKDAMKSMQRLAEGKFDFYDFLDQMKMLQKLGDMKGLLGLLPGFNKIKKQIPDAAFDPKRMKRTEAIVLSMTPDERRRPEIIKQSRRDRIAKGSGTKLVEVNQLLKQFGEMRKMMRSPNKMNKMMKQMGGGMRDIPNLPGFGKGGLGGMNIEEMMKNMKGKFPGL; encoded by the coding sequence ATGTTCAGCAATCTCGCCGACTCGCTCGACAAGACCTTCCGCAACCTCCGCGGCGTCGGTAAAATCTCCGAGTCCAACATCACCGATGCCCTGCGCGACATCCGTCTGGCCCTGCTGGAAGCGGACGTGGAATTCGGCGTGGCGAAGGAATTCGTGGCCCACGTGAAGGAGAAGGCGGTTGGCGCGGACGTGCTCAAGTCGATCAAGCCGGGCGAGCAGATCGTCAAAATCTTCCACGACGAGCTGGCCGAACTGCTCGGCGGCGACCAGGTGCCGCTCGATCTCACACCGCCCGCCCGGATCCTGCTCTGCGGCCTGAACGGTGCCGGCAAGACGACCACCGCTGGCAAGCTGGCGAACCGCCTGAAGAAGGAAGGTCGCAAGCCGCTCCTGGTGGCAATCGACCTTTACCGCCCCGCCGCGATCGACCAGCTCGCGGTGCTGGGCAAGCAGATCGGCGTGCCGGTCTACACCCCGGAAGCCAGCGAGACGGACGTGGTGAAGGTGGCGCGGGAGGCCCTCGCATGGGCCGAGACGCAGCCTCACAACGTGATCATCTTCGACACCGCCGGTCGCCAGGAGGTCGACGAGCGTCTGGTGGAGGAGCTCAAGCGCCTGCACCAATTCGTGCAGCCGCAGGAGACCCTGCTCGTGGCGGACTCCGCGACCGGCCAGCAAGCCGTTTCCGTGGCCAAGCATTTCGATGAAGCGGTGGGCATCTCCGGCATCATCCTGACCAAGCTGGATGGCGATGCGCGCGGCGGTGCGGCGCTCTCCATGCGCGCGGTGACGGGCAAGCCGATCAAGTTCGCGGGCGAGGGCGAGAAGCTGGACCAGCTCTTTGAATTCCACCCGAACCGCATGGCCGACCGCATCCTCGGCATGGGCGATATCGTCGGCATGGTGGAGCAGGTCGCCTCCAAGATCGACGAGAAGGACGCGATGAAGTCGATGCAGCGCCTCGCGGAGGGCAAGTTCGACTTCTATGACTTCTTGGACCAGATGAAGATGCTCCAGAAGCTGGGCGACATGAAGGGCCTGCTGGGCCTGCTGCCCGGCTTCAACAAGATCAAGAAGCAGATCCCGGACGCCGCCTTCGACCCGAAGCGGATGAAACGTACGGAAGCCATCGTACTTTCGATGACGCCGGACGAGCGGCGCCGCCCCGAGATCATCAAGCAATCCCGCCGCGACCGGATCGCGAAGGGCTCCGGCACCAAGCTGGTGGAGGTGAACCAGCTGCTGAAGCAATTCGGCGAGATGCGGAAGATGATGCGCTCGCCCAACAAGATGAACAAGATGATGAAGCAGATGGGCGGCGGCATGCGGGACATACCGAACCTCCCCGGCTTCGGCAAGGGTGGCCTCGGAGGCATGAACATCGAGGAGATGATGAAGAACATGAAGGGCAAGTTCCCGGGGCTTTGA
- a CDS encoding RDD family protein, protein MEPENNPYSAPSVTTAPPVFPTSPQNFIPASRGQRFLNYLIDTTVLVVGVGVLAFIYGVVAGGTLDDENAGEGVAFNLMIYGLFAIYYAIFESTTGVTLGKLVTGTKVVDANGNKPSFGKALGRSLCRFIPFEPFSLFNSESRGWHDSIPKTWVVRSR, encoded by the coding sequence ATGGAGCCTGAGAACAACCCCTACTCCGCGCCTAGTGTCACTACCGCACCGCCGGTCTTTCCTACCTCCCCGCAGAATTTCATCCCGGCCTCGCGCGGGCAGCGCTTCCTGAACTACCTGATCGATACGACCGTCCTCGTTGTGGGCGTCGGGGTGCTGGCCTTCATCTATGGCGTGGTCGCGGGCGGGACCCTGGATGATGAAAACGCGGGAGAAGGAGTCGCGTTCAACCTGATGATCTACGGCCTCTTCGCCATCTACTACGCGATCTTCGAATCCACCACGGGGGTCACGCTCGGCAAGCTGGTGACCGGCACCAAGGTGGTGGATGCCAACGGCAACAAGCCGAGCTTCGGCAAGGCGCTGGGGCGCAGCCTCTGCCGCTTCATTCCCTTCGAGCCCTTCTCCCTCTTCAACTCGGAATCCCGCGGCTGGCACGACTCGATCCCCAAGACTTGGGTGGTAAGGAGCCGCTAA
- the aat gene encoding leucyl/phenylalanyl-tRNA--protein transferase, translating into MSGFPPAQIIPPQVLLGAYAQGVFPMADQGELTWFSPLMRGIIPLDGGFHVPHGLRRVMKKQPFTVKWDSDFRGTMQGCANRDRTWIDTTILESYCLLHRLGYAHSVECHDEEGLQGGLYGVALGRAFFGESMFSRKTDASKIALVALVEELRARGFILLDTQWLTDHLRRLGGQEIPRDEYQRRLKVAVGDQGSSFHPPVLGPE; encoded by the coding sequence GTGTCCGGATTCCCGCCAGCCCAGATCATCCCGCCGCAGGTGCTTCTCGGTGCCTATGCCCAAGGCGTTTTCCCGATGGCAGACCAGGGCGAACTCACCTGGTTCTCCCCGCTGATGCGCGGTATCATCCCGCTCGATGGCGGCTTTCACGTCCCGCACGGGCTGAGGCGGGTGATGAAGAAGCAACCCTTTACCGTAAAGTGGGATAGCGACTTCCGCGGCACCATGCAGGGCTGTGCCAACCGTGACCGGACATGGATCGACACCACCATCCTGGAGAGCTACTGCCTGCTCCATCGCCTCGGCTACGCCCACTCCGTGGAGTGCCATGACGAGGAGGGTCTACAGGGCGGGCTCTACGGTGTCGCGTTGGGCCGGGCCTTCTTCGGCGAGAGCATGTTTTCCCGCAAGACGGACGCCTCCAAGATCGCGCTCGTTGCCTTGGTGGAAGAACTCCGGGCCCGCGGCTTCATCTTGCTGGACACGCAATGGCTCACGGATCATCTCCGTCGTCTGGGCGGACAGGAGATCCCGCGGGACGAATACCAGCGCCGCCTGAAGGTCGCCGTTGGCGATCAGGGCAGTTCCTTCCATCCGCCCGTGCTGGGGCCGGAGTGA
- the plsX gene encoding phosphate acyltransferase PlsX: MKVALDAMGGDHAPAVNIGGAKEALQLYPKIEKIFLVGDETAVKAECAAQGLSLSDPRVEIVHAPETVGMAESGAKAVRGKKKSSINVAMDLVKSGEAHAFVSAGNTGAAVASATIKLRLIEGVDRAGIASGLPNEHGVCHLLDAGANPEAKPEHLLVYAIMGSAFARGVLGVKQPRVGLMSNGEEDEKGTTFTKETFALLKQFADSGKAPFEFVGNVEGHDLFETKLDVVLCDGFTGNVVLKSCEATAKAMFKWLKAELKSSPIRMLGAKISKGAFMALKERASAESYGGSPLLGVNGVVIIAHGGSTAVAVRNAIRVGMETYEHKVNPHIAEGLKQVQAI, translated from the coding sequence ATGAAAGTAGCACTCGATGCCATGGGTGGCGACCACGCCCCTGCCGTGAATATCGGCGGGGCGAAGGAAGCGCTGCAACTCTACCCGAAGATCGAGAAGATCTTCCTGGTGGGCGATGAGACGGCCGTGAAGGCCGAGTGTGCGGCACAGGGACTCTCCCTCTCCGATCCGCGGGTGGAGATCGTCCACGCGCCGGAGACCGTCGGCATGGCGGAATCCGGGGCGAAGGCGGTGCGCGGCAAGAAGAAGTCGTCCATCAATGTGGCGATGGACTTGGTGAAGTCGGGCGAGGCACATGCCTTCGTCTCCGCCGGGAACACGGGAGCCGCCGTGGCCTCCGCCACCATCAAGCTTCGACTGATCGAAGGCGTGGATCGCGCGGGCATCGCCTCCGGTCTGCCGAACGAACACGGCGTGTGCCACCTGCTGGATGCGGGTGCGAACCCGGAAGCCAAGCCGGAGCACCTGCTGGTTTATGCCATCATGGGCAGCGCCTTCGCCCGCGGCGTGCTGGGCGTGAAGCAACCCCGCGTCGGCCTGATGTCGAACGGCGAGGAAGACGAGAAGGGCACGACCTTCACCAAGGAAACTTTCGCGCTGCTCAAGCAGTTCGCGGACAGCGGCAAGGCTCCCTTCGAATTCGTGGGGAACGTGGAAGGCCACGACCTCTTCGAGACGAAGCTGGATGTGGTGCTCTGCGACGGCTTCACCGGCAACGTGGTGCTGAAGTCCTGCGAGGCGACGGCCAAGGCGATGTTCAAGTGGCTGAAGGCGGAGCTGAAGAGCAGCCCGATCCGGATGCTCGGAGCGAAGATTTCAAAGGGCGCCTTCATGGCGCTGAAGGAGCGCGCCAGCGCGGAGTCCTACGGCGGCAGTCCCCTGCTCGGCGTGAATGGCGTGGTGATCATCGCCCACGGCGGCTCGACCGCAGTGGCCGTGCGCAACGCGATCCGCGTGGGCATGGAGACCTACGAGCACAAGGTGAATCCTCACATCGCGGAAGGCCTGAAGCAGGTGCAGGCGATTTGA
- the pdxH gene encoding pyridoxamine 5'-phosphate oxidase has protein sequence MDLSDFRREYTGRGLHREDLNEDPIRQFETWFRQATELEFHEPNAMSLATVDPKGRPLLRTVLLKYFDTAGFVFFTNYESRKAQHIAENPNVSLLFPWITLERQVIVQGRAEKISAAESLKYFISRPRDSQLGAWVSQQSSVVSSRKLLMQKLHEVTEKFRDGEIPLPSFWGGFRVVPETIEFWQGGPARLHDRFLYEKSDKGWAVERLSP, from the coding sequence ATGGACTTGTCCGATTTCCGCAGGGAATACACCGGCCGCGGCTTGCACCGCGAGGATCTGAACGAGGACCCCATCCGGCAGTTCGAGACATGGTTCCGCCAAGCCACCGAGCTGGAGTTCCATGAGCCGAACGCGATGAGCCTGGCCACGGTCGATCCGAAGGGCCGGCCCCTACTCCGCACCGTGCTGCTGAAATACTTCGATACCGCGGGTTTCGTCTTCTTCACCAACTACGAGAGCCGAAAGGCGCAGCACATCGCGGAAAACCCGAATGTCTCGCTGCTCTTCCCGTGGATCACGCTGGAGCGGCAGGTCATCGTGCAGGGCCGGGCCGAGAAGATCTCCGCGGCGGAGTCCCTGAAATACTTCATCTCCCGCCCGCGCGATTCCCAACTCGGGGCTTGGGTCTCCCAGCAGAGCTCCGTGGTTTCCTCCCGCAAGCTGCTGATGCAGAAGCTGCACGAGGTGACGGAGAAGTTCCGCGACGGCGAGATCCCCCTGCCCTCCTTCTGGGGCGGCTTCCGGGTAGTGCCGGAGACCATCGAGTTCTGGCAGGGCGGCCCCGCCCGCCTTCATGACCGCTTCCTCTACGAGAAATCGGACAAAGGCTGGGCCGTGGAGCGCTTGTCGCCCTGA
- a CDS encoding YceD family protein: MPVEILGTIHHAARPMQERLIIDLATLPEEGKDFSGELSPELFDLPEHDPSKPVGPLVYELRVQRFASELLLTGSLSAPFELTCVRTIHPFTKTLRVDPANVSVEIEQEGPMDVTEALREEILLEIPDHPRCDEADEPMHCEIDPRYLAVDKPDGDTVETRPRATGDDRWAALDALDNLDSER; this comes from the coding sequence ATGCCGGTTGAAATCCTCGGCACAATCCACCACGCTGCCCGTCCGATGCAAGAGCGCCTCATCATCGACCTCGCCACCCTGCCGGAAGAAGGCAAGGACTTCAGCGGCGAGCTGTCGCCCGAACTTTTCGATCTGCCGGAGCACGATCCCTCGAAGCCCGTCGGCCCGCTGGTCTACGAGCTGCGGGTGCAACGTTTCGCCTCCGAATTATTGCTCACCGGCAGTCTTTCCGCCCCCTTTGAACTGACCTGCGTGCGGACCATTCACCCCTTCACGAAGACCCTTCGGGTGGACCCGGCGAATGTCTCGGTAGAGATTGAGCAGGAAGGACCTATGGATGTGACCGAAGCCCTGCGGGAGGAGATCCTGCTGGAGATCCCGGATCACCCGCGCTGCGATGAGGCGGACGAACCGATGCATTGTGAGATCGATCCCCGCTATTTGGCAGTAGACAAACCGGACGGGGATACGGTAGAGACCCGCCCCCGCGCGACGGGGGACGACCGCTGGGCCGCCCTCGACGCACTGGATAACCTCGATTCCGAACGCTAA
- a CDS encoding AbrB/MazE/SpoVT family DNA-binding domain-containing protein: MTTVLSQKGHIELPGALIRQLHLHAGDDLEISVEDEDTITLRKVANPPNRGLVDLLTLCPSSFEVPPRDGDSSQPLSL, from the coding sequence ATGACTACCGTCCTTTCCCAGAAAGGTCACATCGAGTTGCCGGGCGCCTTGATCCGGCAACTGCATCTCCATGCTGGCGACGATCTGGAGATCTCGGTCGAGGACGAGGACACGATCACCCTGCGAAAGGTGGCCAATCCTCCGAACCGCGGGCTCGTCGATCTTTTGACCCTTTGCCCGTCTTCTTTCGAGGTTCCTCCGCGGGATGGCGATAGCTCTCAGCCGCTCTCCCTGTGA
- a CDS encoding RDD family protein: protein MEPENNPYAAPAIAATPEAPPLPLERPVQVGRGPRFLNFLIDRVVVFAMAFVVGLVGAMFFGATEETFSGINDVLLGYALTLVYYIFMEGVLGTTLGKLVTGTKIIGEDGQRPPFSKMLQRSLCRIIPFEPLSYLGSDARGWHDTITKTWVVKSR, encoded by the coding sequence ATGGAGCCAGAAAACAATCCCTACGCCGCACCTGCCATTGCCGCTACTCCCGAGGCTCCGCCGCTGCCGCTGGAGCGTCCGGTGCAGGTAGGCCGCGGGCCGCGCTTCCTGAACTTCCTGATCGACCGGGTGGTGGTCTTCGCCATGGCCTTCGTCGTTGGCTTGGTCGGAGCGATGTTCTTCGGGGCCACGGAGGAGACCTTCTCCGGCATCAACGATGTGCTGCTCGGCTACGCGCTGACTCTCGTCTACTACATCTTCATGGAAGGCGTGCTGGGCACCACGCTGGGCAAGCTGGTGACCGGCACCAAGATCATCGGCGAGGACGGCCAGCGCCCGCCTTTCAGCAAGATGCTCCAGCGCAGCCTCTGCCGCATCATCCCCTTCGAGCCGCTCTCCTATCTGGGCTCCGATGCCCGCGGCTGGCACGACACGATCACCAAGACCTGGGTGGTGAAGTCCCGCTGA